The following DNA comes from Phytohabitans rumicis.
GACCACGGACAGTGGGGTGTCGAGGGGTGGCGGCCTGCGGAGGGTGACCTCTGTGCCGCCGTCTTCGGTGGCTTTGCTGGCTTCGGTGGCGAAGAGGCCGGCGCTGTAGCCGCCGTTGCCGGAGCCGGGCGGCCCGTTGAAGCGGGCGTGCACGATCATGGCTGCTGCCTCCTGAGCTGGACCTCCAGCTGCCCTCGCAGCGCGCTCAGCCGGTCGATGCAGTCGTCCACCTGGGCGAGCTTACGGCGCAGCACGGCCACCGAGTCCGGGCAGACCTCGCCGGACGCGTTGCCGGCCCGCAGGCACGCCACGAACGGGCGGATGTCGTCGAGCACGAAGCCGGCCGCGAGCCGGGCCCGGATCTCGTGCACCACGCGCAGCTCGGCGTCGTCGTAGACGCGGTAGCCGTTGGCGGAGCGGCGCGGCTGGACCAGCCCGTGCGCCTCGTAGTACCGCAGCGCCCGGGTGCTGGTGCCGGCCCGCTCGGCCAGCTCGCCGATCAACATGCCTACGAGTGTGCCTGCACGGCGGCCTTGCGCGCCCGGTACGCCATGACCGCGGCGCGGTTGCCGCAGCCGGCGTCGCAGAAGCGCTTGGACCGGTTCTTGGACAGGTCGACGACAACGTTGCCGCAGTCCGGGTACTCGCAGATCCGGAGCCGGCCGAGCTCGCCGGTGCGCACCAGATCGACGAAGGCCATCGCGGCCTCGACCGCCATCCGGGTGGCCAGCGGCGCGTCGTGCGGCGTGGCGTGCAGGTGGTACGGCTCACCGTCATGCGTGATGAGCTGCGGCAGCGCGTTCGCCTCGCGGAGCAGGCCGTTGACGATCTCCACGACGGTGTCCTCGTCCTCGGACCAGATCCGGCGCAGCCGCGGCCGCAGCTCGTGCACGGACCGCAGCTCGGCCGCGCTCCCCTCGTGGCGGCCGGTCCAGCCCTGCTCGCGGATGAACGCGTCGAGCGCGACCGTGTCCGGCAACTCGGCGTTGACGAGGGCGGCGGCGGCCGCCAGGCCCACTTCCGTGTCATGGGCAAAAACCATCTTGACTCCTGTCAACCCACCCCCGTAGTGTCATCAGCATAGCGGTTCTTTACTTATTACAGGGGGCCTCATGGACGCGCAACGCTCCGCCGGGTTCGGGTTGGGACTGGCGCTGCTGTCGGCGGTCACCTTCGCCACCTCGGGCACGTTCGCCCGGTCGCTGATCGAGGCCGGATGGTCGGCCGAGGCCGCCGTCGCCACCCGGGTCGGCGTCGCCGCCCTCGTGCTGGCGGTGCCCGCCGCGCTGTCGCTGCGTGGAAAATGGCATGTGCTGCGCCGCAACCTCCGCATGATCGGGGTGTTCGGCCTGCTGGCGGTCGCGACCGCGCAAGCCTGCTTCTTCAACGCGGTCCAGTATCTGCCGGTCGGCGTCGCGCTCCTGCTCGAATACCTCGGCATCATCCTTGTGGTCGTCTGGATGTGGCTCGCACACGGCCAGCGCCCCCGCCGCCTCACCATCGCCGGCTCCGTCGCCGCCATCCTCGGCCTGGTGCTCGTCCTCGACCTGACCAGCGGCGCGCGCATCGACCCGGTCGGCGTGCTGTGGGGCCTGGGCGCCGGAGTCGGCCTGGCCGCCTACTTCGTGCTGTCCGCCCGCGGCGACGCCGAACTGCCCCCCGTCGCCCTGGCCAGCGGCGGAATGGCCGTCGGCGCGGTCGCCCTGGTGGCCCTCGGCCTGACCGGCGCCATGCCGCTGCACGCCACCTTCGGCTCGGTAGACTTCGCCGGCCACCGGACGAGTTGGCTGGTCCCCATCGTCGGACTGTCCCTGGTGGCCGCCGTCATCTCGTACGTGGCCGGCATCGCGGCGGCACGGGCGCTGGGCGCACGGTTGGCGTCGTTCGTGGGGCTGACCGAGGTGATGTTCGCCGTTCTGATCGCCTGGCTGGTCCTGGACGAGCTGCCCACCGCCGTACAACTAGGCGGCGGCGCCCTGATCGTGGCCGGCGTAGCCCTAGTCCGCCTAGACGAACTCCGCCCCTCTCCCCGGCGTCCCCCGCACTCCCCGCCACGTCCCCCGCACCCGCGCCACCCGCGGCGTCCCCCGCGCTCCCCGCCGCGCCCGCGCCGCCCGCCGCGCCCGCGCTCCCCGCGCTCCCCGCTCTCCCCGTCGATCAAGGGCAAAGGGTCGTGCTTTGATCTCCAATCCACGGCCATATGCCCTTGATCGGCGTGGAAATCCTTGATCGGCGGGCTTGGGCCGTCCTGGTGGCCGGTCCCGGCGGCGGCGTCGTGGCGTGGAGGCAGGTCCCTGGACTTTGCGCGGATCACGGGCCCGCTCGGAGGGCCGGCCGTGCGGGGGCGCCCCCAGGGCCGGGTAGTTAAGGGAATCAGGTCCATGTCGAGCGCTGATGTGACGCGGTCATCGCCCTTGACTTTGGCGACTGTGTCGAGAAATTGCCCTCCCAGGGGCAACTGCTCGCCACAGTCACGGCATACGTCGACCCCGCCGCCGAACACACCACCGACCCGGTCGGCGGACCCAGATCCAGCGGCCGGTTATATCGGATACATCCGGGTGCAGGCCCGGCCCACCCCCAGCCAAGTCGAAGCTGGCAGTAGATCCAGACGAGTTAGGGCTCGATCTCAGCCGTAACTCGTCTAGATCTACCCCGCCTCGTCGTCGCAGCCTTGACGTCCGCACCGGCCCCCTGATGTTGCGGCCATGGAGGGCGCCCCTGTTGTGCGCTGCCAGGTGACCGCGCCGTTCCCGATCACCCGGACGGTGACCCGGCTCCTGCGCTCGGCAAGCGATCAGCCGCGCGGCCTGACAGCGCCCAGGAATCCTTAACTACCCGGCCTTGAGGGCGCCCCTGTTGGGCACCGCCGCGTGAGGAGGGCTCCCCTATACCCGCCATGGCATGAGCAGGGGCACCCTATTCAGGCCGAATCCCCCAAGCGGGGCGCCCTGTGGGGCGGTCCCTTCCGTCGAGCCGGCCCCGGCACTCACCCCGCGTGGGCTCGGCCCTCCTTGGGGCGCGGCACGGCCCGCGTGGGTCGACCGGCTGGGGCATTAGCTCGCCCGGGAGGCTCGGCGACATCCGAGCCTGCGTGGGGGCACCGGGCGGGGCGCCGCCCCGGCGCGCGTCGATCAAGGACTTTCGCGTCGATCAAGGGCAAACGGTCGTGGATCAGAGATCAAAGCACGGCCGTTTGCCCTTGATCGACGCGGGAGAGAGGCAGGGTCGCGGGACAGGGGCGGGGTCGCGGGAGAGGGGCGGGGCGGCGCGGGAGGGGGCGGGAGGGGGCGGGGGCGGGAGGGCGGGGAGGGCGCGGGTGGAGGGGATGAGGAGGGCGTGTGGGGGCGAAGGTGGCTGGCTAGGGCGGTGCGGCGACGCCGGGATTCCGCGCCCAGCAACGCTTCCAGGCCCGCCGGGGTCAGAGCCGGCAGATCCACGCGTACGCCGCCGGCGACCGCGTCGACGAGCCGCCTCGGCGCGTTGCCCGGCCGGTACGCCACGGCGATGAGCGTCGGCGCCCCGGGCGGCTTGCGCACGAGGTGCTCGGTCAGGTCCAGCGATGCCTGGTCGGCCCAGTGCGGGTCGTCCAGCAGCAGCACCAGGCCCGCTCCCCGTCCTCGCCCAGCACCCTTCGTACCCCGGAAGCACCGTGCGGCGGCAGCTCCAGCGCCTCGGCGTACACGCTGAGCGGGGACCTCCCGGTCGAACCGCGTCCCGCGGCCCCGCGGACCCGCAGTCCGGCCGCGGACGCCCGGCGCCCGAGCTCCACCAGCAGCCGGGTCTTGCCGAGGCCCGGTTCGCCGCACGCCTCGACCACGACCGAACGGCCTTCGCCCAGGGCGGCCAGCGCCCCGTCCAGCTGCCGGATCTGCTCGGCCCGCCCGACCAGCGCCGGAGCGTGTCGGGGCGCCTCCCACCACAGTGCTGACACGCCGCCTCCCCAGACGCATCGTGGCCTGCCGACGTGGGGCATTCGGGTCTGCGACCCGCGCGGATGGGTCGCTATGAGCGCCGCAGTGTGAAGACCTGGTCCGGCCCGCCGTCGCAGGTGGTCTGGATGAGCTGTACGCCGTCCTGCCGGCTGGCCTGGTAGACGCCGATGCAGAAGCTGCGGCCGGGCACCGAGCGCAGCCGATAGCCAGCCGCGGGCGTGGTCGCCGGCTCCAATGTGAACCGCTGGTCGGCGCGGCCCGCCTCGCAGCCCGCCCCGGCGAGCAGCAGGCCGTCTTCGGTGCCGCCGTAGTCCACTGTGGCGCACCCCAAGCCGTCCACCGGATGGTCCAGCTTGATGCGGTACGCCCCGCCAACCGGCTCCAGGATCGTCGGCGGCGAGACGCCGGCGCACGGATGCTGGCCGAGCACCGTACGTCCGGTGTCCTTGAACAGCTCCGGCCCCTCCCCACGCACATCCCGGTGTGGGCAAGGCGGATGACGTACCGGCCACTGAGGACGGTCGGCTTGGGTGCGGCGGTGGTGGCGGGCGGTGGCTTCGCGGCCTCCCGGCCGGGGACCGGAGTCGACGCGGCGCCGGGCGGTGCCGTCGTACCCGGTGTGGGGGCAGCCGCGGCGGTCGCGGGCGGTGCCGGTGCCGCGGCGCCCTCGCCGCTGTCACGCGATGACAACGCAGCCACCGCGGTCGTTGCCAGCGCGACCAACACCGCGAGCCCAATGCCGGCAAGCAGCCGCGCCCGCCGACCCATGCCCGTGCCGGCCTCGCGCTCGTCCGCCGGGGCCAGCAGGGACGGCCGGGGCGGTACGACCAGGGTCGGCGGCTCCTCCCGGTTGAGGTGACGGCCGGCCGCCGCGACGTACTCGTGGTCGGCGCCCAGCGCCCCCGGGCCGAGCCGGGCGAGCAGGTCGTAGTTGCGCCGCGCCTCGTACGCGTTGCCCATCTCGTCGACGAGCCCAGCCAGGTCGTACGTCAGGGACAGCACCAGCGGATGCCCGTCGCCGTGGGTGCGAGCCCCCGCGGCCTGCGCCTCCTCCAGCACCCGCCGCGCGTCGCCCAACTCGCCGAGCGACCGGTGCACGGCGGCGAGGCGGCGCGCCGCGGTCAGGACGGCGACGTGGTCCGGCCCGAGCGCCACGCCCGCCTCGTCGTGCGCGCCGGCCAGCAGGTCGCGGGCTCCCGGCAGGTCACCGGCCCCAGCCCGGGCATCGGCGGTCCGGACGGCGGCGGCGAGACGTTCGGCTGCGGACACCGTCGATATGCTGCCCGCTCCCGGCCCGCAACGCCAGCGCTGGCCGGCTCGGGGCGCCATCCTTGCCTGACCCCGCCGCCCGCCGCCTCCCGCCCGCAGGACGGGCGCCTCCGCGCGGGCGCCAGCCCTCGCCGCGTCGCGCCCTCGCGGCCCCGCGCCCTCGCGGCCCCGCGCGGCCTCGCCGATCAAGGCTTCCCGCGTCGATCAAGGGCAAACGGTCGTGGATCGGAGATCAAAGCACGGCCATATGCCCTTGATCGACGCGAAAGTCCTTGATCGACGACCGCCCGGTGACGGCCGCCCGTGCGGCGGCCGCGCGGCCGCCGCACGAACCGGTTCGCGGCGGCGGCAGCGGCCACGAACGGCGAGCGACGGCGGCGAGAGGGCGGCGGCCGCAGACGGTGCAGGAGCCGCGGACGGAGCAGGGGCCGCAGACGGCCGCCGCACCCCCGCGTCGATCAAGGAATTCTGCGTCGATCAAGGGCAAAGGGTCGTGGTTTGGAGATCAAAGCACGACCATATGCCCTTGATCGACGGCAAGGAGGCGGCGCGGAGGGCGCACGGAGGCGGCACGGAGGAGGGCGGCGGAGGGCGGCGGAGGGGGCGGAGGGGGCGGGGTTAGGGGAACCAGGTGAGTTGCTGGCCGTGGGACCTGGTCCAGGCGAGCGGAGTGCCGTCCAGGGCCAGCACGTTGTACAGGCCCTCGTCCGGTGACTCGGGCAGGGCGGCGTAGGGCAGCACCTCCGCGTTCTCGTTCGCGATCCAGTGCCCCGGCAGACCGGCCACCACCTCGGCGAACGCCTTCCGCCGTGGCGCCGGCACCTGGTACAGCACCGACGTGTGGAACACCACCAGCGTCGCGCCGGCGGGGGCCCGCGCGGCCAGCGCCGGCAGGTCGTCCACCAGGTCGCCGCGGACCAGCAGCGGCGGGTCGGCCGCCGCGATGGCCGCCGCCGCCCGCAGCCGCGCCCGCCGGTGTGCGTGCTCCGGCCAGATCAGCGCGTCCAACCACGCGACGTCCGCGGGGTCGGCCACGTCGAGCGGGTTCAGGTCCAGTCCGGCCCGCCACACCACATCTGGTACGCCGTCCGGCGGCACCCGCCCGACCGAGAGGCAGTCCAGGAGCGGCTCGCCGGTGCCGACCATATGGTCGCCATAGCGGTAGGCGTACCGGTCGGGGTAGAGGCAGAGCCCGGCGGAGGCCCCGACCTCCAGCAATGCCAGCGGCTGCGGGAGCGCGGCGAGCAGCGGTAGCAGCGCGGCGCACCGGCCGGCCTCGTTCGTCTGGGTGGCCCGCACGCGCATCTGCGCCGCTATCGCCGGCCAGTTCGCCACGGTGTGGTCGTGGAACGCCACCGGGTCGTCGACCGGCCCGCCGAGCAGTCGTACCACGCCGAAGAGGAGGTTGGGCTGCCGCTTGTCCGGCGGGAGCGTGCCGACCAGCGCGAGCACCTCGTCGTCGCGGGAGACCGCGAGCGCGAGCCGCTCGTACGCCGGTGACACGCCCCGGGCCTCCCGCACGGCGAACTCGACGTACGCCGCACCCGTCACAAGGCGTACGCCTCGGGGAGGGTTTGCTGGACCATGTTGCCGGCCCGGTCCCACGCCTCCACCTTCAGGCTCACCTTGCCGGACGCCGGGTTCCACACCGACACACGGTAGGTGCCGCCGTCCGCGCGTACCAGGGCCGGCACCCAGTGCTTGCCGCCGTCGGTGGACGTCCAGGCCCGCAGGCCGGCGAGCTTCGCCGCCGTGCCGGGCGCGCCGCTCTGCGCGGTGACCGTGAAGGTGTACGGCCGGGCCGCGGGCGCGGTGTCGCCGGGTGCGAGCCCCAACTGGTAGTTGAGGAAGATGAGCGGTTGCCAGGCGCACGGGGTGGTGTCGCCGTACAGCAGCTCGTCGATGCACCAGTACGGCTGGGCCACGCCGTCGGTGGTCGGGGCGGCGGAGCGGAACGTCCAGGTGGTGTTGACCGTCCTGGCGAAGCTCTGCTGCGCCCACCCGGTGGTGTAGCTGTCGGTCAGGCGGTACGTGGCCGCGCCGGCCGGCAGCTGGTAGTAGGTAAGGCCGGCGGCATCCTGCTGAGGGGTAGCTCGGTGCCGCCGGAGTACAGGTGGACCTCTTCGGTGGGGCCGTCCTCCTGGACGGTGTGGCTCGGGTCGCCGCGCCCGGCGTACTGGCCGACGCCGAGCGGGGCGAGCGTGCGGACCCGCAGGATGTCGCCCTGGCGGCAGCCGTCGCACGGGAAGAACACCGCCGCGCCGTCCGGGGTCTGCGGGCCGACCTGCGCGTTCACGGGCAGGTTCGGCTCGTTCCACTCTTCCCGGCCGGTGGTGGGCTTGGCGAAGCCGCGGTAGGCATGCTCGACGCGCACGCTGGACCCGGCGCTGAACAGGAACTGCCGCCACCACAACACGTCCGAGCCGGTGGTGCTGTAGTACTCGGTCCGCCGGCCGTGCGCGGGGAAGCTGTGTCCTACCTGGATGCTGTAGAGCTGGCCGGGCAGGAACGCGAAGCTCACCTCGTTGCCGTCGTCGGCCGGGCCCCACGGGCCGGTCGGCGCCGGGGTCTGCGCGTGGTACGTCGTCTCCAGCCGGGTCAGGTCGCGCTCGCGCGGGCGGAACGTCATGGAAGCCGGGATCCGGCCCCGCTCGAAGTGGACCATCTTGTACTCGTACGGCGTGGTGATCTGTGCCTCGATGTCGACGGTGGGGCGGGTGGCGCCGGCGAGGACGGCCGCGACCCGCGCGCTCTCCTTGAGGTCGAGGTACAGCAACGGGATCGGGATGCCGACCCGGTCGCTCAGGTTCAACAGGCTCGAGATCTGCGCGTCGGCGAGCACGCCGGCCGCCTTCGCCTTCACCGCGAGTTCCACTGTGGAGTTGATGTCGGTCGAGCCGCGTACGAAGACGAGCGCGCCCGCGGCGTCCCGGCCGGCCTTCAGGTCGGCCTCGGTCACGATCCGCAGTCGCCGGTCGGTGGCGAACTTCGGCCGGTACCCGCTGTTCTCCATCGTGTAGAGGGGGCGGATCGTCACCCGGCCGCGCCCGTTGACGGTGACCGTGGCCTGGGGTGCGGTCTGGATCTCGTTGGCGCCGAGCGCGAACGCCCCGACGGTGACGGCCGGGCTGGGGAACACCCACACGTGTCCGACCGCGACCGTCCAGAAGCTGCCGAGGAAGAACCCGTAGTAGTGCTGGCCGCTGGCGACCACGCGCTGCCAGGTGAGGTTGACGTTGACGGCGGTGGACGGCTTGGGCGTCTCGAAGCGGATCGGCACCGCGTCGTCCATGTCGAGCGTGATGGTCATGTCGCCGGTCAGCGACACTTCGGGCCGGGTGAGGAACACCGTGTGGTTCCGTCCGGTGGTCAGGTCGCGCCAGGAGACCTGCCCCTCGAACTGGTACACGCCGCCCTCGGCCAGCCGGATCTTGGACTCGTACGTGTTGGCCGCGCCGTCCACCGGACGCCAGTTGTACGTGCTGGTGTTCATCGGCTCCATGGCCAGTTCCGGCACGGTGTCGTTGACCCGCAGCGTGCTGATCGGCGAGAACGCACCCGGGAAGAGGTACCGTTCGGCCCCTCCGACGAGCCGGATCGTGAGCGTGGCCTGCTTCACCTGTGCCTGGAAGCCGATCGGCACGATGATCTGGTCGCCGGCGGCGCTGGCGGCGACCAGACGTCCATAGTGGAGACCCCTGCCGGCGTTGGTCGGGTCGAGGGTCAACCGCACGCTGGCCGTCCCGCCCGCTGGCACGCGTACCCCGGATTGGTCAACGGCCACGACCCCGGCGGGCGCCGGGCGTCCGTCCGGACCGGACATCGTCGCGGTCAGCGACAGCTCGACGTCGGCCGGGCCGGCGTTCCGGTACGTGATGGTCTTCGTCAGCGTCTCGCCGGTGGGCGGGTAGGTGAACGACCCGGACACTGAGGCGGTGTCCACATAGACCTGCTGGCGGATCGCGCGGGCGATGTCGACCCGGCCGGCGCCCTCGTGGTACGCCGGGCCGCCGGTGTTCTTCGCACTGCCGATGAGCGCGTTCTTGAGCTGACCGGACGTCCACTCTGGATGCTGCTGGACGAGCACGGCAGCAGCGGCGGCGACGTGCGGGGTGGCCATCGAGGTGCCGGAGGCCGCGGTGTAGCTGTCGTTCACCGGGGCGCCCATCGAGGTGCCGGCGGCCCGGGCCGCGATGGTCCGCACGCCCGGCGCGGTGATCTCCGGCTTGATGGCGTAGTCGCCCACCCGCGGCCCGCGGCTGGAGAAGTCGGCGAGCTTGTCGGCGGAGTCCACCGCGCCGACGGTGAGCGCGGCGGTCGCCGCCCCGGCTGGGACACCGTCAGGGGTCGGGGCCGGCGTTGCCGGCGGCGATGACGAAGAGGGTGCCGTACTGGGCGGTGAGGTCGTTGACGGCCTGGCTGACCGGGTCGGTGCCGTCGGACGGTGCACCGCCGAGGCTCATGCTGACCACCTTGACCTGCGTGGCCTGCCACTGCATCGCGGCGATGACGGCCGAGTCGGTGCCGTTGCCCGAGTCGTCCAGGGCCTTGGCGATGCTCAGCTTGGCGTTCGGCGTAACGCCCTTGTACTTGCCGGCGGACGCGGCGCCGCTGCCGGCGATGATGGAGGCCACGTGGGTGCCGTGCCCGTGCCGGTCGGTCACGTCCTCCGGCGCGTCGCCGCCGGGCTGGCCGGCCTCGACGAAGTTCCGCGCGACGGCCACCTTGCCGCTCAGGTCCGGGTGGGTGGCGTCGATGCCGGTGTCGATGATGCCGACGGTGACGCCGGTGCCGTCCAGCCCCGCCGCCCACGCGGCCGGGGCGCCGATCTGCGCGGCGCTGACGTCGTCGGACGCCGTCACCTTGCCGTCCAGCCAGACCTTGCGGAGCCCGGTTCCACCCTGGACGCCGCCCCAGAAGTCCTCCGCCGTGTCCTTGCTGACCCGCACGGCGGCACCGTTCACGCTCGGCAGTGCCGTCGAGGAGCGCGCGCTGGGCAGGGCCCGGGCGCTGCGGGCCAGCGACTGGGCCGAGGACTCCTGCTGGTACTGCACGATGACCGGCAGGTCGGCGGTCTTGTCGTTGCCGTACCCGTTGTCGGCCAGGTACGCGACGTCGAAGAGGCGCTTGTCCAGCAGCCCGGTCGCCACGGAGCGCTCGGCGTCGCTGGGCAGCAGGTAGTAGCCGTCGTCCTCGGCGTACCCGCGGAAGGTGACGGCGTCGCGCCCGGTGCCGGGGTGACGGTCGCGCTCGCCCGGCCGGAACGGTCGACGGCGTACCGGACGGTGTCGCCGGTGATCAGCGTGACGGTGGCGGTCGTGCCGCCGCCGAGGCCGCTGGAATCGGTCCGCGGCGGCGCCGCGGGCGCCGCCGACGCCGGTTGCCCGGGTACGACGGCCATCGCAATTACCAGAACCGATGTGACGAACCAAGAACGCCGAGGTGAGGGGGTCACGAAGTCGAGTGAAAGGCTTCAAGGTCATCTCCGTCTAGACTCCGGGGTGGCCGGAAAGGGCGGGTGCCCAATCTGGACAGGGGAGGGTCCGTGCTCGAGGCGGTAGGCGTCGATGCCTTCGAGGAGCGGGTGTACCGCGCGCTGCTGGGCCTGCCGGACTCGTCCGCGGCCGACCTCGCGGCGGCGCTGCGGGAGCCGGCGCGCAAGGTGAGCCGGGCGCTGGCCCGCCTCGAAGGGCTGGGCCTGGTGCGCCGACCGGAAGGGCGGCGCTTCGCCCCGGTGTCGCCGGAGGCCGCGATCGGCATGCTGGTCAACCAGCGCCGGGCCGAGTTGGACGAGGTGCGCGGCGCGGCGGCCGAGTTCGTCGACGCGTTTCGGCTGCGCGACCTCCGCAACCACGCCACCCACCCGGTCGAGGTGGTGTCCGGCCTGGACGAGGTGCGCCGGTTCAGCGTCGGCCTGCAGCACAACCCGGAGAAGTCGGTCCTGTCCTTCGACAAGCCGCCGTACGCCACGCCGCCGGCCGGGTACGACGAGGTGGCGGCGGAGCGGCCGCTGCTCGAACGCGGCGTCGAGATGCGCATCATCTACGAGCGCCCGGCGCTCCAACTGCCCGGGCGGCTCGCCAGCGTCACCGAGCTGGTCCGGCTCGGCGAGAAGGCCCGGACCCTGCCCACGCTCCCGCTGAAGCTGTACATCTACGACCGCCGGCTCGCCATCATCCCGCTCTCCGGCAGCCATGTCAGCGAGGCGATCGCGGTCGTGCACCCCTCGGCCCTGCTGGACGCCTTGATCGCGCTGTTCGAGGCGTACTGGGAACGGGCGACGCCGATCGGCGCGGTGCCGGCGCGGGCCACGGACGGCCTCAGCTCGCAGGAGGCCCGGGTCCTGACCATGCTCGGCGCGGGCCTGAGCGACCAGGCCATCGCCCGCCAGCTGGGGGTGAGCCTGCGCACCGCGCGGCGCCGGATCACCGCGGTGATGGAGCAGGTGCACGCCCAGACCCGCTTCCAGGCCGGCGCGGCAGCTGCCCACCGCGGCTGGATCTGACGTGTAACCTCATCCATATTTCTCTATGGATGGGGAGGTCCGATGAGGCGACTGAGGGGCGTCGCGGCGGCCGCGACGATCGCGCTCGCCACGGTGATGGCGGCGACGAGCGCGTCGGCCGGCCCGGCCGGCGGGCACTGGGTGGCGAGTTGGGCCGCGAGCCCGGTCGCCGGCAGCGAGATCCCGTGGATGCCCACCTGCCCGGCCGGGCAGGGCCTGGCCGACCAGACCGTGCGCAACGTGGTCTTCCTGTCCGCGGGCGGCAGCGGCGTCCGCGTCCGCGTCACCAACACATTTGGTACGCGGGCGGTCCGCATCGGCGGCGCATCCGTGGCCGTGCAGGGCGCCGACGCGGCGGCGGTGCCGGGGACGGTGCGGCGCCTGACGTTCGGCGGTCGGCCGGACGTGACGCTGGTGGCCGGCGGGCGGGCGCTCAGCGACCCGGTCAACCTCACCGTCGCCGCGCTGTCGACGCTGCTGGTGAGCGTGTACGTGCCGGAGGCGACCGGCCCGCTGACCAACCATCCGTTCACCGCGCAGGGCAACTTCCTGGCCACCGGCGACAAGTCCCTGTCCGCCACCGGCGACGGCTACGGGTCCAACCCGTGCTGGATGCTGATCGACGGCGTGGACGTGCGCGCGCAGGCCCGCGTCGAGGGGTCGGTCGTCGCGCTCGGCGACTCCATCACCGACACCTCCGCCACGACCGGCAACGCAAACCGCCGGTGGCCGGACTTCCTCGCCCGCCGGCTGAACGCCAAGCCGGGCGTCACCCGCTCGGTCGTCAACGCCGGGCTCGGCGGCAACCGGGTGCTCGCACCGCGCGACGGCGAGCCGTACTGGGGCGTGCCCGCGCTCGCCCGGCTGGAGCGGGACGTGTTCACGCAGACCGGGGTCCGCGCGGTCATCCTGATGGAGGGCGTGAACGACATCGGGTACAGCGCCGGCGCCGACGAGATCATCGCGGGGTTCCAGCAGATCATCGCGCAGGCGCACGCCC
Coding sequences within:
- a CDS encoding MerR family transcriptional regulator → MLIGELAERAGTSTRALRYYEAHGLVQPRRSANGYRVYDDAELRVVHEIRARLAAGFVLDDIRPFVACLRAGNASGEVCPDSVAVLRRKLAQVDDCIDRLSALRGQLEVQLRRQQP
- a CDS encoding CGNR zinc finger domain-containing protein, producing the protein MVFAHDTEVGLAAAAALVNAELPDTVALDAFIREQGWTGRHEGSAAELRSVHELRPRLRRIWSEDEDTVVEIVNGLLREANALPQLITHDGEPYHLHATPHDAPLATRMAVEAAMAFVDLVRTGELGRLRICEYPDCGNVVVDLSKNRSKRFCDAGCGNRAAVMAYRARKAAVQAHS
- a CDS encoding ATP-binding protein — protein: MSALWWEAPRHAPALVGRAEQIRQLDGALAALGEGRSVVVEACGEPGLGKTRLLVELGRRASAAGLRVRGAAGRGSTGRSPLSVYAEALELPPHGASGVRRVLGEDGERAWCCCWTTRTGPTRHRWT
- a CDS encoding RICIN domain-containing protein — its product is MRGEGPELFKDTGRTVLGQHPCAGVSPPTILEPVGGAYRIKLDHPVDGLGCATVDYGGTEDGLLLAGAGCEAGRADQRFTLEPATTPAAGYRLRSVPGRSFCIGVYQASRQDGVQLIQTTCDGGPDQVFTLRRS
- a CDS encoding DUF2332 domain-containing protein; the encoded protein is MTGAAYVEFAVREARGVSPAYERLALAVSRDDEVLALVGTLPPDKRQPNLLFGVVRLLGGPVDDPVAFHDHTVANWPAIAAQMRVRATQTNEAGRCAALLPLLAALPQPLALLEVGASAGLCLYPDRYAYRYGDHMVGTGEPLLDCLSVGRVPPDGVPDVVWRAGLDLNPLDVADPADVAWLDALIWPEHAHRRARLRAAAAIAAADPPLLVRGDLVDDLPALAARAPAGATLVVFHTSVLYQVPAPRRKAFAEVVAGLPGHWIANENAEVLPYAALPESPDEGLYNVLALDGTPLAWTRSHGQQLTWFP
- a CDS encoding S8 family serine peptidase; translation: MHRPTAPTRSARPSTTSPPSTAPSSSSPPATPAPTPDGVPAGAATAALTVGAVDSADKLADFSSRGPRVGDYAIKPEITAPGVRTIAARAAGTSMGAPVNDSYTAASGTSMATPHVAAAAAVLVQQHPEWTSGQLKNALIGSAKNTGGPAYHEGAGRVDIARAIRQQVYVDTASVSGSFTYPPTGETLTKTITYRNAGPADVELSLTATMSGPDGRPAPAGVVAVDQSGVRVPAGGTASVRLTLDPTNAGRGLHYGRLVAASAAGDQIIVPIGFQAQVKQATLTIRLVGGAERYLFPGAFSPISTLRVNDTVPELAMEPMNTSTYNWRPVDGAANTYESKIRLAEGGVYQFEGQVSWRDLTTGRNHTVFLTRPEVSLTGDMTITLDMDDAVPIRFETPKPSTAVNVNLTWQRVVASGQHYYGFFLGSFWTVAVGHVWVFPSPAVTVGAFALGANEIQTAPQATVTVNGRGRVTIRPLYTMENSGYRPKFATDRRLRIVTEADLKAGRDAAGALVFVRGSTDINSTVELAVKAKAAGVLADAQISSLLNLSDRVGIPIPLLYLDLKESARVAAVLAGATRPTVDIEAQITTPYEYKMVHFERGRIPASMTFRPRERDLTRLETTYHAQTPAPTGPWGPADDGNEVSFAFLPGQLYSIQVGHSFPAHGRRTEYYSTTGSDVLWWRQFLFSAGSSVRVEHAYRGFAKPTTGREEWNEPNLPVNAQVGPQTPDGAAVFFPCDGCRQGDILRVRTLAPLGVGQYAGRGDPSHTVQEDGPTEEVHLYSGGTELPLSRMPPALPTTSCRPARPRTA
- a CDS encoding S8 family serine peptidase, with translation MVRHIGSGNCDGRRTRATGVGGARGAAADRFQRPRRRHDRHRHADHRRHRPVRRRPFRPGERDRHPGTGRDAVTFRGYAEDDGYYLLPSDAERSVATGLLDKRLFDVAYLADNGYGNDKTADLPVIVQYQQESSAQSLARSARALPSARSSTALPSVNGAAVRVSKDTAEDFWGGVQGGTGLRKVWLDGKVTASDDVSAAQIGAPAAWAAGLDGTGVTVGIIDTGIDATHPDLSGKVAVARNFVEAGQPGGDAPEDVTDRHGHGTHVASIIAGSGAASAGKYKGVTPNAKLSIAKALDDSGNGTDSAVIAAMQWQATQVKVVSMSLGGAPSDGTDPVSQAVNDLTAQYGTLFVIAAGNAGPDP
- a CDS encoding helix-turn-helix transcriptional regulator, with the translated sequence MLEAVGVDAFEERVYRALLGLPDSSAADLAAALREPARKVSRALARLEGLGLVRRPEGRRFAPVSPEAAIGMLVNQRRAELDEVRGAAAEFVDAFRLRDLRNHATHPVEVVSGLDEVRRFSVGLQHNPEKSVLSFDKPPYATPPAGYDEVAAERPLLERGVEMRIIYERPALQLPGRLASVTELVRLGEKARTLPTLPLKLYIYDRRLAIIPLSGSHVSEAIAVVHPSALLDALIALFEAYWERATPIGAVPARATDGLSSQEARVLTMLGAGLSDQAIARQLGVSLRTARRRITAVMEQVHAQTRFQAGAAAAHRGWI
- a CDS encoding SGNH/GDSL hydrolase family protein, with translation MRRLRGVAAAATIALATVMAATSASAGPAGGHWVASWAASPVAGSEIPWMPTCPAGQGLADQTVRNVVFLSAGGSGVRVRVTNTFGTRAVRIGGASVAVQGADAAAVPGTVRRLTFGGRPDVTLVAGGRALSDPVNLTVAALSTLLVSVYVPEATGPLTNHPFTAQGNFLATGDKSLSATGDGYGSNPCWMLIDGVDVRAQARVEGSVVALGDSITDTSATTGNANRRWPDFLARRLNAKPGVTRSVVNAGLGGNRVLAPRDGEPYWGVPALARLERDVFTQTGVRAVILMEGVNDIGYSAGADEIIAGFQQIIAQAHAQGLPIFGGTITPFGGSFIETPERLATWRAVNAWVRTSGEFDGVVDFARAVAAPDNPEALAPAYDSGDHLHPNDAGCEAMANAVNLPALLRR